In one window of Ovis aries strain OAR_USU_Benz2616 breed Rambouillet chromosome 5, ARS-UI_Ramb_v3.0, whole genome shotgun sequence DNA:
- the CLEC17A gene encoding C-type lectin domain family 17, member A isoform X6 — MCALYTNAGYRDLPEGSREEDDDDDYENMTPPYKDLPPKPGWMAPPRPPRAGKKTERPPLPCKLPKNTGLNVSPVTSLTPQLGTDPTHPASQPPEATTPVPWISQKFGGLRRDQERLMVCLLLLVVVSLLMGCTGLVVTLIKYQEVVEELRMLTFQQMAWRANVTGMMGLAGLKKDIERIRADTNQSLLELRGLLDCTRVTCPEGWLPFQGKCYYFSPSTKSWDEARKFCQENYSHLVIISNSDEQLLGPTGT, encoded by the exons ATGTGCGCCCTGTATACTAACGCCGGGTACCGGGACCTGCCCG AAGGGTCCAGGGAAGAGGATGATGATGACGACTACGAGAACATGACGCCACCCTACAAGGACCTTCCTCCCAAGCCAG GTTGGATGGCTCCACCAAGACCTCCCAGGGCAg GAAAGAAAACGGAGAGACCCCCACTTCCCTGTAAGCTCCCGAAGAACACGG GCCTGAACGTCAGCCCCGTCACCAGCTTGACTCCTCAGCTGG GCACTGATCCGACGCACCCTGCATCCCAGCCGCCTGAAGCCA CAACTCCAGTGCCCTGGATCAGTCAGAAGTTCGGAGGTCTTAGGCGTGACCAGGAGAGACTGATGGTGTGCCTACTCCTGCTGGTGGTGGTGTCACTGCTCATGGGCTGCACTGGTCTGGTTGTGACCCTGATCAAGT ACCAGGAGGTGGTGGAAGAACTGAGGATGTTGACCTTTCAGCAGATGGCATGGCGAGCGAATG TGACTGGCATGATGGGGTTAGCTGGCCTGAAGAAGGACATTGAGCGCATAAGAGCTGACACCAACCAGTCCCTGCTGGAACTTCGGGGCTTGTTAG ACTGTACCAGGGTCACCTGCCCTGAAGGCTGGCTCCCTTTTCAGGGTAAGTGTTACTACTTCTCTCCAAGCACCAAGTCATGGGATGAAGCCCGGAAGTTCTGCCAGGAGAATTACTCTCACTTGGTCATCATCAGTAACTCTGATGAACAG
- the CLEC17A gene encoding C-type lectin domain family 17, member A isoform X7: MCALYTNAGYRDLPEGSREEDDDDDYENMTPPYKDLPPKPGWMAPPRPPRAGKKTERPPLPCKLPKNTGLNVSPVTSLTPQLGTDPTHPASQPPEATTPVPWISQKFGGLRRDQERLMVCLLLLVVVSLLMGCTGLVVTLIKYQEVVEELRMLTFQQMAWRANVTGMMGLAGLKKDIERIRADTNQSLLELRGLLG; encoded by the exons ATGTGCGCCCTGTATACTAACGCCGGGTACCGGGACCTGCCCG AAGGGTCCAGGGAAGAGGATGATGATGACGACTACGAGAACATGACGCCACCCTACAAGGACCTTCCTCCCAAGCCAG GTTGGATGGCTCCACCAAGACCTCCCAGGGCAg GAAAGAAAACGGAGAGACCCCCACTTCCCTGTAAGCTCCCGAAGAACACGG GCCTGAACGTCAGCCCCGTCACCAGCTTGACTCCTCAGCTGG GCACTGATCCGACGCACCCTGCATCCCAGCCGCCTGAAGCCA CAACTCCAGTGCCCTGGATCAGTCAGAAGTTCGGAGGTCTTAGGCGTGACCAGGAGAGACTGATGGTGTGCCTACTCCTGCTGGTGGTGGTGTCACTGCTCATGGGCTGCACTGGTCTGGTTGTGACCCTGATCAAGT ACCAGGAGGTGGTGGAAGAACTGAGGATGTTGACCTTTCAGCAGATGGCATGGCGAGCGAATG TGACTGGCATGATGGGGTTAGCTGGCCTGAAGAAGGACATTGAGCGCATAAGAGCTGACACCAACCAGTCCCTGCTGGAACTTCGGGGCTTGTTAG GGTAA
- the NDUFB7 gene encoding NADH dehydrogenase [ubiquinone] 1 beta subcomplex subunit 7, producing MGAHLARRYLGDASVEPEPLRMPTFPPDYGFPERKEREMVATQQEMNDAQLVLQQRDYCAHYLIRFLKCKRDSFPNFLACKHEQHDWDYCEHLDYVKRMKEFERERRLLQRKKRREQREADMAKGLGPGEVAPEVAL from the exons ATGGGGGCTCACCTGGCCCGGAGATACCTGGGCGATGCCTCGGTGGAGCCCGAACCCCTGCGGATGCCCACTTTCCCGCCCGACTACGGCTTCCCCGAGCGCAAGGAACGCG AGATGGTGGCCACTCAGCAGGAGATGAACGACGCCCAGCTGGTGCTCCAGCAACGGGACTACTGCGCCCACTACCTCATCCGGTTTCTCAAGTGCAAGCGCGACAGCTTCCCCAACTTCCTGGCCTGCAAGCACGAGCAGCACGACTGGGACTACTGCGAGCACCTCGA CTATGTGAAGCGCATGAAGGAGTTTGAGCGGGAGCGGCGGCTGCTCCAGCGGAAGAAGAGACGGGAGCAGAGGGAAGCGGACATGGCCAAAGGCCTGGGGCCCGGCGAGGTGGCCCCTGAGGTGGCCCTGTAG